A segment of the Entomomonas moraniae genome:
GAGGGATAGCTGTGTTGTTAATCGAGCACCTTTAGTTGCAATAGGGTCTTTAGTTACTTGGACAATGATACTTTGCCCCTCTCTGATGAGCTTGGTAATGTCTTCAGGAGGTTGTTCACTGTCTCGATTTACTAACTCAGCAACGTGAATAAAGGCTGCTTTTTCAAGGCCTATATCAATAAATGCAGCTTGCATCCCCGGTAGTACTCGAATGACTTGGCCTTTATAAATATTACCAACGATACCACGTTTTAGTGTTCTTTCCATGTAAACCTCTTGTAGAATACCATTCTCTACAAAGGCAACCCTTGTTTCCATGGGTGTTACATTTATAAAAATCTCAGTGCTCATAGCCAATTCTGATACCTATTACTTGTTAATGAGTAAATACCAGCCTGTTTTAGTAGTTTAGATGTTGCAAATATAGGGAGGCCAACAATCGCATAGTAATCTCCATTTATTTGTTCAATAAATGTTGCGGCTATTCCTTGAATAGCATAACCTCCGGCTTTTCCTTTTGGTTCTCCTGTATGCCAATAAGTAACTGCTTCCTCTATTGAAATAGGCCGCATTGTTACCTCTGTCACAACAACATTAGATATTAATTTATCTAAGTAGTATAACGCAATAGCGGTAAAAACTTTATGTGTTTTACCTGATAAAGACTGTAGCATTGTTACAGCTTGTTGTTGAGAAGTTGGTTTCCCCATGATGTTATTTTCTAAACTAACAATCGTGTCAGCACCTAGTACATACGCTGTTTTTTGTTGCGCTATTGATAACTGATTAAAACCCGCTTTAGCTTTAGTGATGGCCAGTCGAGAGACATAATTTTCTGGTAATTCATTATCGATGGGTGTTTCATCAATGTTGGGTTCAATGATGGAAAAGGGAGTATTCAGTTGTTTTAAGAGAAGTTGGCGCCTTGGCGAGCTTGAGGCCAGATACAAACTGTGCATTAGTTGATGCCTACACGGATTTGTAGTGAGCGAAGTGCAGCAGAAAGCCAAGGCCATAAAATTGCTGTTGTGATAATGGGGAAGATATAGTCAAATATGCTAAATTTATTGGGATAAATACCTGTTAATGTATAGATCCAAATTTGAATGATTTGTCCCAAGGTTAAAATAATAGTGACCATAAACGTTTGTCGAATGATGGGTTGGGGTCTGATTTTGTGTTGAAAGAGTAGTGTTATATAGACGGTTAATACTAGTACTAATGCATTTTGTCCCAATAGGCTATTTACCATGACATCGATAATGAGACCAAAAATAAAGGCCGCAAATAGGCTTGATCGATGGGGTAAGAATAATGACCAATAGATAAATACGGCGCTAATCCATAGGGGGCGAAAAGCCATTAAGCCTTGTGGAAGTGGAGCAATACTAAGCAGGAGTGCAATAAATAAGCTAAGCCAAATAGCCCAGCCTCCTGTGAGTTGATAAGAAGCCATTATTTATTTGCCTCCTTGTTATTTTCCTCTTCTGATGTTTTTGTTTCATCTTGTGGTGCTGTTTGTTCATCAGGGAGTGAGGATTTTTTATGAGTAAAGATAAGCAGTACATATCTACTTCTATTTAATGCCGCTGTGGGTTTGGCGTAGATAGTCGCAAAGGGGCTTCCCGTATCATTTTTAATATCTGAAACCGTCGCAACAGGGTAGCCAGAAGGAAAGTTACCCCCTAGTCCAGAGCTGACGAGTAAATCATTGACTTTGATATCTTCATTGTTAGGTACATAACGGATCTCTAATAGGTCCTCACCTGTTCCTGATGCGATGGCGCGTAATCCATTACGATTGACCATTACGGGGATACTGTGTGTTGTATCGGTGATAAGAATCACCCATGCACTGTAAGAGGTAACATCAACAACTTGTCCCATGACACCTGTTGCGTCGAGCACCGATTGGCCAACAAAAACACCATCGTTGCTCCCTTTATCAATAAGATAACGGAAGGTCGTTGGGTTCGGATCAATGCCAATCAGTTCGCTAACAACTGCCTTTTCATCGACTAAACTTGCAGAGTTAAGTAACTCACGTAATCGCGCATTTTGTTGGGTGATGGAAGCAAGTTTTTGTAGCCGTTGCTCTAGAAGGAGTGATTGTGCTTTTAGACGTTCGTTTTCAGACAGTAATTCGCTGTGGCTAGAAAATTGTTCTACAGCGGTATCCCATAGTTTTGAGGGAATATTAGTAATCGAGTAGACTTGTGTTGTAATAATAGCTATTTTATGGCGAACAGGCACTAACACTTCAAAGCGCGCATCAACAATCATAACAATGATTGCTAAGATTGATAGCGTAATCGCTTTAAATCTTTTAGAAAGCCCTCTAGGGAATAAAGATTTAATAATAATCCCCCTCTATAAAATGAATAGAGAGTATAGCTCTACTTGTGCCCATAACAATAGTAGATACATGGATGATGTACCTACTTATTTATACTATGGATTGGTGGATAGAAGATCCATTGCATGGCGATCAATCATTTCTAATAATTTACCACCTCCTCGTGCTACACAAGTGAGTGGGTCTTCTGCAACAATAACAGGAAGTCCTGTCTCTTGTGAGATTAGTTTGTCTAAGTCCCTCAATAATGCTCCACCACCTGTTAATACGAGACCACGCTCTGCAATATCAGAAGCTAGTTCTGGAGGTGATTGTTCCAAGGCGCTTTTCACAGCTTGGACGATCGTTGCTAATGATTCTTGAAGTGCTTCAAGTACTTCTGTAGAAGTTAAAGTGAAAGAGCGTGGTATCCCTTCTGCAAGGTTACGACCTCTCACTTCAATTTCACGAATTTCGCCATTAGGATCAGGGAAGGCTGAACCGATTTGTTGTTTAATGTGTTCAGCGGTTGACTCACCAATTAAACTACCATAGTTACGGCGAACATAAGTAACAATAGCTTCGTCAAAGCGGTCACCACCCAGTCTAACGGATTCTGCATAAACTACGCCGTTGAGTGAGATAAGAGCAATTTCTGTTGTACCCCCACCGATATCAATCACCATTGAACCACGGGCTTCTTCTACTGGTAATCCTGCACCGATGGCCGCTGCCATGGGCTCTTCGATTAAGTAAGCTTCACGAGCTCCTGCATGCAGCGCTGCGTCACGAATGGTTCTACGCTCAACTTGGGTGGACTTACAAGGTACACAAATTAAAATACGGGGGCTAGGTGGAAGTAAACTTTTCTCATGTACTTTATTGATAAAGTATTCAAGCATGCTTTCGCAAACTTCAAAGTCAGCAATGACACCGTCTTTCATAGGGCGGATAGCTGAGATATTACCGGGGGTACGTCCAAGCATTTGTTTTGCTTCTGTACCTACCGCGACAATAGTTTTTTGACTACCTTGATGACGAATGGCAACAACGGAAGGTTCATTTAAAACAATTCCACGGTCGCGAATATAGACCAATGTGTTGGCTGTTCCTAAATCAATAGATAGATCACTAGAAAAAAAGCCGCGTAACTTCTTAAAGACATTAAACATACAGGAAGAACTCTAGTTTTTAATTAAAAGAATAAAAATGTACAATAATCGACAATGATAAAACAAAAATTATTCCTATATAATAAGGAATAGAAATCAATATTGTGATAAATTGTAAAAAAATTTGCATAATTTATATATTGGGAAATTGTATCCCATTTTTAAAAAATTATATATAGCTGGAGAGATTAATGGCACTTGAGCAAACAGATGTTGAAAAAATTGCCCAGTTAGCGGCGCTAAAGCTAAATGAAAGCGATTTAGCCGAAAGCACGGTGATGTTAAATAACATTTTGCAGTTAGTTGACCGTATGCAAGCGGTGGATACAAACGGTATCGAGCCGTTAGCTCATCCTTTGGAAGCTACTCAAAGACTACGTCCTGATATGGTTACTGAAGAAAATCATCGCGATGAGTATCAAAAGATTGCTCCATCTGTAAGTGATGGCTTGTACCTTGTCCCTAAAGTAATTGATTAATTTAAGGTAAACAAATAATGCATCAATTGACCTTGTCAGAAATTTCTAAAGCGTTAATAGCAAAAGAATTTAGCTCTGTAGAAATTACTCAGTATTTATTAGAAAGAATTAAGCAACTTGATCCACAACTCAACAGCTTTATTACCATCACCGAATCATTAGCTATGGAACAAGCCAAAGCTGCCGATGAAAGACGGGCACAAGGAAAGTACCATGAGTTATTGGGTGTCCCCATTGCTCATAAAGATTTATTTTGTACGCAAGGTGTTCGTACTAGCTGTGGCTCTAAGATGTTGGATAATTTTATTGCCCCCTATAATGCGACTGTTGTTCAAAAGTTAATCAATGCAGGCTGTGTAACATTGGGTAAAACCAACTTAGATGAGTTCGCTATGGGCTCTTCGAATGAGTCAAGTTATTATGGGCCTGTTAAAAATCCATGGGATCAAACACGTGTTCCAGGTGGTTCGAGTGGTGGTGCGGCGGCCGCGGTAGCTGCTCGTTTGACGCCTGCATCTACAGGCACAGATACTGGTGGCTCAATTCGTCAACCTGCTGCTTTTAATGGTGTTACAGGTATTAAACCTACCTATGGGCGTGTTTCTCGTTGGGGTATGATTGCTTATGCGTCTAGCTTGGATCAAGGTGGTCCTATTGCGAGGACGGCAGAAGACTGTGCGCTGTTATTATTAGCCATTGCAGGGTTTGACCAAAAAGACTCAACGTGTGTTAATGAACCTGTACCTGATTATTACACTTTCTTGGATAAGAAGCTGACAGGCTTAAAAGTAGGGTTACCTAAAGAATTCTTTAGTCAGGGGCTCGATTCACGCATTGCTAGTTTAATAGATAATGCAGTGAAAGAATTACAAAAATTAGGCGCAGAGGTTAAAGAAATAAGCCTTACGAACATGGAACAAGCAATTCCAGCCTATTATGTTATTGCACCTGCTGAAGCCTCTTCAAATTTATCTCGTTTTGATGGTGCGCGTTTTGGCTATCGTTGTGATAATCCTAAAGATCTACAAGATATGTATACTCGTTCACGAACAGAAGGATTTGGTGCTGAAGTCAGACGGCGTATTTTAGTCGGTACTTATGCTTTATCTGCGGGTTATTATGATGCTTATTATTTACAGGCTCAAAAAATTCGTCGCTTAATCAAAAATGATTTTGTCCGGGCATTTAATGAGGTGGATGTGATTTTCTGTCCAACTACACCTAATCCTGCTTGGAAACTCGGTGAGAAAGTAGGTGATCCTGTTGCGCAGTATTTAGAAGATGTTTATACCATTACAGCTAATTTGGCAGGCTTGCCTGCTCTGTCTATGCCTATTGGTTTTGCCGATGGTTTACCGGTAGGCGGGCAGTTATTAGCTCCTTATTTTGAAGAGGGGCGTTTGCTTAATGTTGCTCATCAATATCAACAAGTGACTGACTGGCATCGTCAAGTCCCTACTGGATTTTAAGGAGTTAAGCAGATGCAATGGGAAATAGTGATTGGTTTAGAAATTCATGCACAGCTTTCAACCGTGTCAAAAATCTTTTCAGGTAGTAGTACAACCTTTGGTGCTGAGCCAAATACACAAGCTAGCTTAATTGATTTAGGTATGCCGGGCGTTTTGCCAGTATTAAATGGTCAGGCGGTACGCCGTGCGATTAAATTCGGTTTAGCCATTAATGCAGAAATTGGCAAGAAAAGTGTTTTTGCTCGTAAAAATTATTTTTATCCTGACCTGCCTAAAGGTTATCAAATTAGCCAGTTTGAATTGCCGATCATTGGTAAAGGGCATTTAGATATTGCGCTAGAAGATGGAACTATTAAAACAGTAGGTATTACGCGTGCCCATTTAGAAGAAGATGCAGGTAAGAGCTTGCATGAAGATTTTCAAGGCATGACGGGGATTGATTTAAACCGTGCGGGTACTCCGTTATTGGAGATCGTTTCTGAGCCCGATATGCGCAGTGCGAAAGAGGCAGTAGCCTATGCCAAGGCAATACATGCAATGGTGCGTTATTTAGATATTTGCGATGGTAACATGGCCGAAGGATCTTTGCGTTGCGATTGTAATGTTTCGGTTAGGCCGCTAGGAGCTAAAGAGTTTGGTACACGTTGTGAAATTAAAAACGTTAACTCATTTCGCAATGTTGAAAAGGCAATTACATATGAAGCTAATCGTCAAATTGAAATCTTAGAGGATGGTGGTAGTATTACCCAAGAAACACGCTTGTATGATCCAGCAAAAGATGAGACGCGTTCTATGCGGAGCAAAGAAGAGGCGAATGATTACCGTTATTTCCCAGACCCTGATTTGTTACCTGTTGTATTAGACGATGAGCTCATTGAAGAGGTTAGGGCATTACTACCAGAATTACCGACTGAAAAGCGTGAACGGTTACAACAGCAATTTGGTTTATCTGCCTACGATGCTAGTGTACTAACCGCCAGTAGAGAATTAGCTGACTACTTTGAGCAAGCACAAGCTATTTGTGGTGATGCAAAGCTAACTGCTAACTGGGTAATGGGTGAATTATCTAGTCTGTTAAATAAAGATAATCTAGATGTTACGGCTTCTCCTATTTCAGCAGAGTTGCTTGGTGGTTTATTAGTACGGATTAAAGACAATACTATTTCTGGAAAAATTGCAAAAACAGTTTTTGAAGCGATGGCAGCAGCTGAAGGAACAGCCGATGATATCATTAGCGCTAAAGGGCTAAAGCAAGTCACAGATTCAGGTGCGATTGAGTCTATTTTAGATGAAATGCTCTCAGGGTTGGCTAAAGATGTTGAAGAGTATCGTCTAGCGGATGATAATAAACGTAAGAAAATGTTTGGCTTTTTTGTTGGCCAAGCAATGAAAGCCTCTAAGGGGAAAGCAAATCCGCAACAGGTCAATGAGTTGCTCAAAAGCAAGCTTGAAAGTTAATTATTTATTTTATCGGAAGTAACCTGTTTCCTATTAACAAATAAAGAGTAAATATTTGGGTAGTAAAGAAGTATTTACTCTATTTGATCCATTAATAGAGTTAGTTTTAATAAAGTATCAGTCGTATTTGGAATTTAATATATGAGCAGTTCAGATCAAAATTCCCATGTGGTATTTGATTTTTATAAGCGTAAAGAAAAAACAAAAGATGAAATGGAAATTGAGTTGAATGTAGGGAAAAATGACTTAGATAAGGTGTATGCCAGTAAAAAAATACAGATAGTCATTTTAGACTTAGATACGAAAGCGATGGGTACATTAAGCTCGCTTTTAAAACCTCGCTATGAGGTTCATTGCTGTACCTCACCAAGTAGTGCCTTAAGATTATTGAGTACCAAAAAGATTGCGTTGATTATTAGTGAGCAAGCGTTCCCTAATTTAAGCATTTTAGGCGTTGATTTTTTAAAGCAGGCAAAAAAAATAGCCCCTTTTACAACAAGAATTTTATTAGCTGGGCAATTAGATTTTGGAAAAGCAAAATATTCTTTAGAAAAAGGTGATGTTTTTAAGTTAGTTAAAAGGCCTTTTGATAATAATCGTATACTTGGATTGATTGATGATGCGGTTGAATCTTACTTGGAAAAATCTGGTGGATTAGCAGCTGCTGCTGCGAAGATGCAGCAACTTTCTCCCAATATCACTAAGCAAATTGAGCTGACAAAAACAGTTTCTCCCTCTTCTAATCCTGTTGTTATTCAATGTGAGGATAATGCTTTTTTTGATGAAGTGAAAGAAAATTATACTGATAAGGCATTGTTTATTCATGCAAAGAGTAAAGAAGAAACAATTAAAACTCTAGAAACAACCGTCGTTAAAACGCTGGTTTATTGTTTTAATGACTCTAGTCTTCGGGAAGAGAAAGAAATACTTTTTTTAGAGCAAATTAAAAATGAGTTGCCTCATTTAACTATCATTACGATTATGAGTAAAGATAGAATGAATTATCAGCAAATTATGAATTTGTTAACAAATAAGATTATTTTCAATTACTTACCCTTTAATACTAAGCTTGAAAAACTTTATCAGCAATTATCAGCAGCGATTGAAATGTCTAATAGGCTTTATACTGGTCCTGTCTATTTAGTTTGGCCCCCACTTGAGCGTGTTGAGCCTAAGGCAGAGGAAGAAACGATATCTGAAGCCTTAAAAGATGTTAGTTTAAAAGTGAAAGAGGGTGTTTTGTCGGGTCTTGAAACAGTTAGAGGATTCTTTAAGAAAAAAAACTAAAGGAATCAAAACTATTTTTGTAAGTGTAATATATTAATTGTTGGTGGAGTAAATAATCGTAAAGGTAAATTATCTTCACCAATGCCTGGAGTAATAAAAACAGGGACTGTTTTATCGGTTGCTTCATGATATCCGCAAGTAAATTTATGCTGAGTTCTTATGACAAGTCTGTTTGTAATAAAAGGTAAATAGACTTGTCCGCAATGAGTATGTCCAGCCAGTAAGAGCGGAACATTAAAAGGAAGAAGACGATCACTGCTATCAGGATTGTGGGCAAGCACTAGTATGGGTTTTGTTTTATTTGCTTTATTTAAAAAGCTGGTATCATCGTGAGACTCAAGGCGATCACTTAACCCTGCCAGTTGGTAAGTACCGAAGTTGATAATGTGATTTTCAATAATATTGACACGGTATTGCTTTAGTACATTGAGTAATTCTTTGTCGGAGGTTCGATAGTCATGATTCCCTCTTACGGCATAAATAGGCTTGTTGATATGTGCCAATGGCTTAAAGTATTTTTTGTAGTCTTTGACATTAGCTTTATAGGTAAAGTCGCCTGCAATGACTACATAATCGGCAGAAATATTATTTATTTTATTAACGACACGTTGTAAGTAATCTTCGTTTTTGTATAATCCTAAGTGAATATCTGATATCAAAATAACGTCTGCATTAAAGCCAAGCCCTTTAATGGTTTTGTCTTGAGTAAGGATAATGTTGGGTTCAATATAGTGAGCCCATAAAAAAAGAAAACTTAACATAAGAACAAAATAGCTTGTTTTTCTATAATATTTCTTTTTTATAAAGTATGAACATAAAATAATAGAAACAAAACAAAACCAGCCTAGATAAACGGCTAAA
Coding sequences within it:
- the mreD gene encoding rod shape-determining protein MreD; translation: MASYQLTGGWAIWLSLFIALLLSIAPLPQGLMAFRPLWISAVFIYWSLFLPHRSSLFAAFIFGLIIDVMVNSLLGQNALVLVLTVYITLLFQHKIRPQPIIRQTFMVTIILTLGQIIQIWIYTLTGIYPNKFSIFDYIFPIITTAILWPWLSAALRSLQIRVGIN
- a CDS encoding rod shape-determining protein encodes the protein MFNVFKKLRGFFSSDLSIDLGTANTLVYIRDRGIVLNEPSVVAIRHQGSQKTIVAVGTEAKQMLGRTPGNISAIRPMKDGVIADFEVCESMLEYFINKVHEKSLLPPSPRILICVPCKSTQVERRTIRDAALHAGAREAYLIEEPMAAAIGAGLPVEEARGSMVIDIGGGTTEIALISLNGVVYAESVRLGGDRFDEAIVTYVRRNYGSLIGESTAEHIKQQIGSAFPDPNGEIREIEVRGRNLAEGIPRSFTLTSTEVLEALQESLATIVQAVKSALEQSPPELASDIAERGLVLTGGGALLRDLDKLISQETGLPVIVAEDPLTCVARGGGKLLEMIDRHAMDLLSTNP
- a CDS encoding metallophosphoesterase gives rise to the protein MLSFLFLWAHYIEPNIILTQDKTIKGLGFNADVILISDIHLGLYKNEDYLQRVVNKINNISADYVVIAGDFTYKANVKDYKKYFKPLAHINKPIYAVRGNHDYRTSDKELLNVLKQYRVNIIENHIINFGTYQLAGLSDRLESHDDTSFLNKANKTKPILVLAHNPDSSDRLLPFNVPLLLAGHTHCGQVYLPFITNRLVIRTQHKFTCGYHEATDKTVPVFITPGIGEDNLPLRLFTPPTINILHLQK
- a CDS encoding Maf family protein; the encoded protein is MHSLYLASSSPRRQLLLKQLNTPFSIIEPNIDETPIDNELPENYVSRLAITKAKAGFNQLSIAQQKTAYVLGADTIVSLENNIMGKPTSQQQAVTMLQSLSGKTHKVFTAIALYYLDKLISNVVVTEVTMRPISIEEAVTYWHTGEPKGKAGGYAIQGIAATFIEQINGDYYAIVGLPIFATSKLLKQAGIYSLTSNRYQNWL
- the gatB gene encoding Asp-tRNA(Asn)/Glu-tRNA(Gln) amidotransferase subunit GatB; translated protein: MQWEIVIGLEIHAQLSTVSKIFSGSSTTFGAEPNTQASLIDLGMPGVLPVLNGQAVRRAIKFGLAINAEIGKKSVFARKNYFYPDLPKGYQISQFELPIIGKGHLDIALEDGTIKTVGITRAHLEEDAGKSLHEDFQGMTGIDLNRAGTPLLEIVSEPDMRSAKEAVAYAKAIHAMVRYLDICDGNMAEGSLRCDCNVSVRPLGAKEFGTRCEIKNVNSFRNVEKAITYEANRQIEILEDGGSITQETRLYDPAKDETRSMRSKEEANDYRYFPDPDLLPVVLDDELIEEVRALLPELPTEKRERLQQQFGLSAYDASVLTASRELADYFEQAQAICGDAKLTANWVMGELSSLLNKDNLDVTASPISAELLGGLLVRIKDNTISGKIAKTVFEAMAAAEGTADDIISAKGLKQVTDSGAIESILDEMLSGLAKDVEEYRLADDNKRKKMFGFFVGQAMKASKGKANPQQVNELLKSKLES
- the gatC gene encoding Asp-tRNA(Asn)/Glu-tRNA(Gln) amidotransferase subunit GatC, which codes for MALEQTDVEKIAQLAALKLNESDLAESTVMLNNILQLVDRMQAVDTNGIEPLAHPLEATQRLRPDMVTEENHRDEYQKIAPSVSDGLYLVPKVID
- a CDS encoding response regulator, which gives rise to MSSSDQNSHVVFDFYKRKEKTKDEMEIELNVGKNDLDKVYASKKIQIVILDLDTKAMGTLSSLLKPRYEVHCCTSPSSALRLLSTKKIALIISEQAFPNLSILGVDFLKQAKKIAPFTTRILLAGQLDFGKAKYSLEKGDVFKLVKRPFDNNRILGLIDDAVESYLEKSGGLAAAAAKMQQLSPNITKQIELTKTVSPSSNPVVIQCEDNAFFDEVKENYTDKALFIHAKSKEETIKTLETTVVKTLVYCFNDSSLREEKEILFLEQIKNELPHLTIITIMSKDRMNYQQIMNLLTNKIIFNYLPFNTKLEKLYQQLSAAIEMSNRLYTGPVYLVWPPLERVEPKAEEETISEALKDVSLKVKEGVLSGLETVRGFFKKKN
- the mreC gene encoding rod shape-determining protein MreC — protein: MTLSILAIIVMIVDARFEVLVPVRHKIAIITTQVYSITNIPSKLWDTAVEQFSSHSELLSENERLKAQSLLLEQRLQKLASITQQNARLRELLNSASLVDEKAVVSELIGIDPNPTTFRYLIDKGSNDGVFVGQSVLDATGVMGQVVDVTSYSAWVILITDTTHSIPVMVNRNGLRAIASGTGEDLLEIRYVPNNEDIKVNDLLVSSGLGGNFPSGYPVATVSDIKNDTGSPFATIYAKPTAALNRSRYVLLIFTHKKSSLPDEQTAPQDETKTSEEENNKEANK
- the gatA gene encoding Asp-tRNA(Asn)/Glu-tRNA(Gln) amidotransferase subunit GatA; this translates as MMHQLTLSEISKALIAKEFSSVEITQYLLERIKQLDPQLNSFITITESLAMEQAKAADERRAQGKYHELLGVPIAHKDLFCTQGVRTSCGSKMLDNFIAPYNATVVQKLINAGCVTLGKTNLDEFAMGSSNESSYYGPVKNPWDQTRVPGGSSGGAAAAVAARLTPASTGTDTGGSIRQPAAFNGVTGIKPTYGRVSRWGMIAYASSLDQGGPIARTAEDCALLLLAIAGFDQKDSTCVNEPVPDYYTFLDKKLTGLKVGLPKEFFSQGLDSRIASLIDNAVKELQKLGAEVKEISLTNMEQAIPAYYVIAPAEASSNLSRFDGARFGYRCDNPKDLQDMYTRSRTEGFGAEVRRRILVGTYALSAGYYDAYYLQAQKIRRLIKNDFVRAFNEVDVIFCPTTPNPAWKLGEKVGDPVAQYLEDVYTITANLAGLPALSMPIGFADGLPVGGQLLAPYFEEGRLLNVAHQYQQVTDWHRQVPTGF